The proteins below are encoded in one region of Hordeum vulgare subsp. vulgare chromosome 3H, MorexV3_pseudomolecules_assembly, whole genome shotgun sequence:
- the LOC123445728 gene encoding B3 domain-containing protein Os06g0194400-like → MAYEEQRRRQMEEDNRKLEELHLHQLSAAGPKPSPVRSEAKSVKRVRVRRDAQVRQSGRVASLPKQPKYRYEDDCPTTLVEKKIRRRGSSMRSDLINRVYATDEARRHANSMAEELLGKLVRGGIGNPSFIKPMKQSHVTGGFWLGLPAQFCQKYLLGSDHTITLEDEEGEEYETRYLALKTGLSAGWRKFALEHNLVDGDCLVFEWVIWNKFYVYIMRQSSYYK, encoded by the exons ATGGCGTACGAGGAGCAGCGCCGGAGGCAGATGGAGGAGGACAACCGCAAGCTGGAGGAGCTGCACCTGCACCAGCTCTCCGCAGCCGGCCCCAAGCCCTCGCCGGTCAGATCGGAGGCCAAGTCTGTGAAGCGGGTGCGGGTGCGGCGGGACGCCCAGGTCCGGCAGTCCGGCCGTGTCGCCAGCCTCCCCAAGCAGCCCAAGTACCGCTACGAG GATGACTGCCCAACAACCTTGGTAGAGAAGAAGATTAGGAG GAGGGGGAGCAGCATGAGGAGTGACCTAATTAATCGAGTGTACGCCACAGACGAGGCCAGACGCCATGCCAACTCCATGGCCGAGGAGCTGCTGGGTAAGCTGGTGCGTGGTGGCATTGGCAACCCCAGTTTTATCAAGCCCATGAAACAGTCTCATGTCACCGGAGGCTTCTGGCTG GGCCTCCCGGCGCAGTTCTGCCAGAAGTATCTCCTAGGGAGTGATCATACAATCACTTTGGAGGATGAGGAGGGTGAGGAGTATGAAACGCGCTACCTCGCGCTTAAGACGGGCCTCAGCGCCGGATGGAGAAAGTTCGCCTTGGAGCACAACCTGGTTGATGGTGATTGCTTGGTGTTCGAGTGGGTCATCTGGAATAAGTTCTAT GTCTACATCATGAGACAAAGTTCCTACTACAAATGA